The Lolium rigidum isolate FL_2022 chromosome 2, APGP_CSIRO_Lrig_0.1, whole genome shotgun sequence genomic interval taaaatttctcAAGCAGATTTCCTTCAGATAGTGAATGAGAAGTGCATACAGTAGCAAATCCCAGCAGTTGGTCACTGTTACTAATCTCTCTCAAAataattactccctccggttcatattaattgactctaatatggatgtatctagacacgttttagttctagatacttccatattgaagtcaattaatatgaatcggagggagcatTATGTTTTGTTAAAGGCGTTTGCAATCCTATGACGATTACCGTCGAAATATTCACACCGCTTTACACTATTCTGATGAACTCAAGACACAAAGTTTGTTTTGTCAATTAATTAGAATGTGAAAACAGAACCTTGATGCGTAGATACCAATCATAACCAACGTTGTAAACCTACCTCAATGGAAAACTGTAATTCTGCAGTATCACGTAATGCTGTCCTGTACTCCGCCTAAATGCAAAAATAAAAACTCAGAATAGTCTACCAGAAGAAGTATTCAGAACCATTAATATTGATAACTCAAAATTACCTTTGATCCAGACTTTAGTGCGATCTCCTCTAGTATGCCAACGGAGGTACCTACATTTCGCGCAAAGTTTTGTCCCGGTTCTATCTGGTTGTTTCTCTGACCTGATGGAACATGCGTTGTTAGCCCTTCTCCTTCAGTGTAAAATCAGTTAAGAAAAAATCATCCCAAAAGAATAACCAACTCATTACTAACAAAATCAACAAAGCACAACAAACTCAGCCAAACATGACAAGCCAGAAAGTAAGCGCTAAACACAAGGTTACTGCAGCAAGCTTTAGAGTCTACTGACTTATCTTATTGTGGGTGAAAAATCATTTGCAAATTCTGAACGTGAAATTAGGGCCATGTTTGCCATAAATTGCACAAGTATATGATACTAATCGACCTGCAGAACAACCAGGCACGTGTTCTCAGGCCAAAGTTACATTGATAAGCCCGATAAAGCCTAATGAAGCATAACAAAAAATATTTGATGCTAAAAATAATTACAAACCATATACTATTTGTAATAGAACAACATTTATTAGGCTTTGACCAAACTAGCCTTTCAAGGCTGGGTTTCTCGTGCCCTACCAGCTGCACTTGAATGGGTCCACTAGTAATTACTACATCCATATGATGCTAATCCAAAGGTTCACTGAGTTCAATTATGTAATTAAGTAGCTACACTATATGACTGAAAAGACAGAAGTATAGATGGAAATTCCATGCTGGTCATGCACAACACAAAAAGATACTCCCTCCGATgagtccgatccataataagtgtcgtggtttCAGTTCAAAATTGAACTAAAACCAAGACATTTCttatggatccgagggagtataaTATATAAAATCTCAAGCTATGTTCAACATGGTAAGACATGATAATTGTGTAGTGCACATACATACATACCAGGAAAGGATCTGTATCGTGGAGGTGCATGGTTCTGGAGCACGCGGTGATTCTCAGGGTGTGTTTGCTGAATCAAGCAAATATTTGTCACCACATAGTGTAGATACGTCTTATTCGCAAACACATGTATTAAAATACTCCATTTAAATCACCAACCTGAGAGGGAAACCTCTGGTTCTGATAATTAAATCTATCAGAGGATATAGGATTATTATCCCCACCATGGAAGTAAGACGGATGTGGTGGTTGCTTTTTATCATAGTTCATGGTATCAGACTCTGAAGGGAATCCTGCTGAACCCCTGCTCAGATTATTTGGGTTCATGCCATCTTCTGCTGGAAACCAATTTCCATGAGGTTGCACAGGAGGAACTGGAACTTGCACAGGAGGTACTGCTGGAAGAGGAGGTGTAGTGTCCCTTGTGTCTTGACCATGTTGTAATATGAGAAGCCTTCTCCTTGTGTCAGGATCTAACTCAGACTCAGGAACTTCACCCTCTTCTCTGCCTGGAGAACCTTGCAGTGGATCTAAGAGACCTGGTTGAGCAACTGGTTGGCTGAATGGAGGTGGCAGAACCTGATTGTTACTCAAAGGCATCATGCCAGGTGGTTGTGCAAATGGCGCTGCTGAAGATGGAGCAAAATGTTGACCAGGGGCTACTGGCATCACAAAGTTGGCTGCTGTTGGAATCACAGCACTGCCAGTCCCAGATGCTTCCTGAAAATAGTTAAAGCGTATACATAAGTAAAAAAACAGTGCAAAACAGAATAACAGAATTACCTGCAAAGAAAGAAGCAAAGATATTTgcagttatttttatttcacattttctGTAGAAAATGGTTGGATCAAATATCAAGCAGCTCATGCGAAAATAATTCAAGCAGAAATTATATTGCCCTGCATGTCTCGTGAACAAAATCCCTTGAAAAATTATTATAGCCACAACTTTAGCATTAAAATTTAGCTGTTTAGCAACAGAACCAGAAATACAGAAAGTAGCCGTGCAATGAGCATAATCTTGTTATAAACTGAATTCAGACCCTGCAAGGTCCTCAGGATGAACTAAAGTTCAAAAAAAGAACACACACCATTATATTATGTAGTATCAGTATGTAACACTACAATATATGAAGATGTTACGGCGGGCTAAAATATTGATCATGTCTCTTATTGGTATATCAACCTGACACTCTGGATTAGAGAAATAATTTTGTATATTATGTAAGAGTAAATTTCTCAACACTACAGGTAAGCCTTCTACTCCAATTGGCTCCAACCACAATTCCTTCTCCCCAGGTAATTCTCTGTCTAACCACATTTTATTAACACCTAGATTATCAGGATTTTCCCCCACATGGTTTCCTTCTTGCCATGCACCCAATGACACTAATTCAGTCCCCTTCTCCATTATTTGGCAGATGGTCTTGCTTGTACTTGCTTCGACCCAATGGTTCCATGAAATTTAAAGAACAGGTCAAACTTTGACTCCTCTGGATTTGGAGCAGCACCACACAGTGACTTGAGCTGCAACTCATCTGGCGACACAACATACATACAGGGCTCCAGACCTCTAGTGCAGCAATGGAATCTCATGCAAGCTAGCCTCAATGGGATCTGACAAGCTTACTGCATTGGCAACGCTTTCAGGTATTCTTAATTAGAAGCAAAGATTATGATTACTGTTTTGGTCCGAGAAATCGTAATTATTTCACTTGCTAGTACTTTTTGGTTAATCCTAGCAACTGATGGAAATGTTGGTTGTTATCACTAGCtgttatgaccggaagcaagtgcAAGAGGGAGCAGAAAGAAAAAGAGCGGGTAAGACGCAGACAGGATCTGCTGTGAGAGAGCGAGCACAGGAGCCCTGGTTGGGGAGACGAAGGGGGAGGAAGCAGCTGGTAGCTGGCTAAGAATGAAGAATGTGACGAAGGGACTGTCACATGCACTCCAGTGTATCATAAATTGGTTTATACGTAATTACATATAATTTGCTGAGTGGTCAGTGGTCACCACGTTGGACACATCATTGTCCATGCTAGCAGAACCACCTATAAAGCCGCTGTGGGGTTAGTTATAAGTTCAGGAGGATAACAGAATGTCTGTTGTCTATAGGGGTTAAGTAGGTGCACCCGATGGTTCTGGATCTTATAATTTGTGATGATTTTGCAAATTCATATAACAAGTAAGAAGTCAAGACTGGGGCAGGAAGACTGCAAACCTTCATTCTCCTTTCAACCTCAGCATCAGCCATACCATCAAAAGTAAGTGAATCTCTGCTCCCATTAACTACTGCCACATTCTCGTCCTAGTGAACATGAATATAACTGTTAATTGCTGATAAAAGAGCATGTAAGCAAGGTGAAAAAAGGGCATGTAAGCATCAGGTTTTACCAGACTCACCTCTGAAACCAAATAATTGCTCACATCTGGGGCTGATGAGATATCATGTATTTCATCCTCATAAGAAACACTAGTAATCCTTGGCAAAAGGCCTTCATCAAAGTCTCTGTCAATTAACCATGAAGGTCTATGTTAGAATCTCTGCTGTTGTATAACATGGCAGCCTGGAATAGACTTAGTTCGATAGTGGAGAATGCCATGGCAGTGATACTGAAATCATATTAACAGATATGGTAATCTTACTTGAAGAAGCCGCCCCTAATATTGCACGCAACATTTCTGGCAACACACAGAACTGGGATAGAACAGTTTGCCTGTAAGTTGAAGAAAGATAGAAATTATAGTAACTACAAAGTAAGGCAAGCTTGTAAGTACAGATCTACTATGACCCTTACCTCCGCTTGGGGTGCATAATATGGAGTGAAAGCAGGAACGACGTGAACTCTAGATTGGTCTTTCTCATCCCAAACTTTCAGACGGTCATCAATTACTAGTGCCATTCCAGGATGGCAAGATCCATCGTGGAAAACATTTAGCAAGGACTTTTTTGAGCCTAGAAATAATGATTGAACTTAGAAGGATGAAACCAGAATTAATCAACAACTAATGTGCGTAAAGGAGAATGAAACCTTCAAAGCTGTATCGACAGCCTCTGATTACAGAAACATTCGAAATTTAATACTGTATTAAGCTCTTTATCTGACAATTCACTTACCAGATTTTACACACACCATTCTGTCACTAAGTTGAACAGAGTTaatcaattttgagtccggaTCAAGCAATCTCCACATTTCTAAAGCGTAATCTCTCTCAGCCATTGTACACACATAGACCTCAAAACGCTTGCGACCTCTTGCAATCAAGTAGCTTCGGAGATCCTCCCATGCTGGCCTTAACCGAACAAGAACACTGGTATCTCTTATCTGCAGAAAACATTCCTTAGCCTATGAGTTCTGGACCCTTTTTGCAGTCACATCAACCAGGTGATCATAGAGTACAGGACTGTATTGCTTTGCCAACATATAACACATGCCAATTCATTGTATAAATTTTTACATTAGCGAGAGAAAGAGGGAACACAGAAACAAATCCATGCCATTCCAAACAGTACAAAACTCTCAAGAGGCCTGGTGTGCAACAACAATTTGAACAAACACCATACTGTAAACACGGACTGTAATGCATCTATGTGAGGATGAAAAATTGATGTTAATAAAGATGCAAAGCAAATTCAAGCAATGGATCACATACCACAGGATTTATTCTTGTCAAGATAATATTTTTCTCTTGTAATCTTATAACTGGACGTGTCAATGATTGATGGTTATCAGACAAAGGTGGAACTATCTCAGGTTGCACTTTATACATTTTTCCATCATCATAGACTTGATCACCTTCTATATACTGCTTTAGGATAGACTTATCATCTTGGTACCTCTTGATCTCTGCTAACATACCATTTATGCGCTGTGGATCAGTCTCATTACTCAGCTTCCTTTGAAGTGAATCAATTCTGTCCTCAAACGACCGTGTGGTATTGGCAACAATCAATGTCTCGTCAAGATCAAACACAATACCGAGGCACCGGAGATTCAACATGGTCAAGCAAGAATTGTACAGACCAAATGGCACTTTATAGCCCCAGAAACATGCATGATTAGTCAAATTTCTTCTTGATGTCATTGCCACTAAATGCAATTCTTCCTCACCCAGTGGAACAACTGCAGTCTGCACCCAAACAAATAAAAGGAGCAATTTCAGTATGAAAGTACATGAAACATAAATGTTTTGGATGTTGTGAACAGAAGTAATTAAGTAACTAGGTAAAATAGAGCACAAGGAATTGCCAAACAAAGACAGCAAGTCGAGGATATAAAAGTATGCTTTAAATTACACTTGCGTCTCTAAGACGACAAGTCGAGGATATAATAAATATTCATATACAAACAAAGACAGCTCTCGGAGTTAAGACTAACAAGAGTGGATTACCGAATACAGAACTGAATGCATTGCAAAACTGAAACATCAATTTTTGTATTGGTAGATATGGTGCAAGAGATAGATCAGCATTTAGTACAGATTCTCTTCAAGTTGATTGCAGTGGGAATCAAGCTGAAACCCGAAAGTAACGGTAAATTAACTTGTTCGGCTTAGTGTCCgtgtaagtttatgacaaatcaaAGCTCGTCCGAGAAACGACAAATCAAAGTTCAAATCCAATTAGAGTGATCAACTGGTTGTAGACACTAGCAATGATGCAACGTCCAAGTATTTCAAGTCCACGAGAATAGGGCAAATTAATAACACTAGTATTTCACAAGCCATCAGGCTTGTATGTCCCAAGTGTTCTGCCAAGTTCAAGTTCCCCATTGTGTGATGATACAAGTGAATTAAAAGCAGGTCCAAGTCGAGAGAACATCTATATAAAGTGATTCCTCAAGTCAGCATCAGCAATGAACAAATATCAGGGTGGTATTCTTAGTCATGAGTCCACGTCATTCGAAATAAAAATCCTTGTCCACAGTCCTATTCACAAGTCCACGGTGATTCTCCGGTTAAGATGTAACATATGGTTATATTCATGTAATAAATGCTAAGGTTATGTCCTGGTAAACTTGTCCATGTAGTAATAAGATTATAAAAAGATTCCTTTGAACTTTCCATGTAATAAAAGTCGAGTTCCCTTTGAAAACATTCCATGTAAAATTAGAGGAGATTCCTCCATCTGTTCACGTTGATCTTTTTCACATACACTGTGGAATGGGTATCTCATTTTTTTGTGTCATTAATGTCGAGGATGGTTTATATACCTTGTTGTCCCTGAGGCAAGCCGCGTGCATGGcgacgagcggcggcggtggctcgtCGTCGGCCCTGGGCGGCCTGGACTCCATGACGAGGCATCGCGCCCCAAGCGCGACGGTGTGCATGACTGCGAGCGGCAGGCAGCGGTCGCTGGGCGGGGAAAGGCGGTCAACGCGGATCTCTCGCGCCCAGGCCGCCACGCCCAAGTTCGTGTCGCCCTTGGGCCACACCTCCACCTCTCCGATGGAGGTGTTCCCGTAATAAACCATCGACTTGATCATCATTCTCGAAACCAACAAAGCAACAAACAACAGGATCTCGAACGAACCCGTGGATTCGTCAAGAGTTCGTTCGGCGTGCCCAAAATCAGAGGGCCTGGTTCGATCTGCAGATCCGGTTGCGGATCTGCTGTTCTTATGATATGAAGCGtccgaaacagaaaaaaaaaatttgctagCAGAAACGGGGAGGATAGATGCGTGCGTGTGTGGTCTTAGTGACGACGATGATGCTACTACAGATTTGTGTCCGAATTCTTCGCCGTTTCTGACCAGATTCGGCGCTTTGGGGGTGGTTTTTGGTCAGATCTGGGGGAGCCGCGTCAATGGCGGCCGcgtggggagaggaggaggatgaggaagggGGGAAGCTTGAAACCCTAGTCGTGTGATCCGATTGGGGGAGGAGAGGAGACGGATTTATTTGGTAGGTTGTGGGGAGAGGACGAGAGGGAGCGGACGCGTATAGGCCGGAGTTATCGCCacgtaattagctcggatttcgttCTGGTTTTGGATTTGCGATATCTGGACGGGAGAGTGCGAGGCTGTCACGTCTCGTGCGGTGGACAGTGGCTGTTGGGCTTTTAAAT includes:
- the LOC124692499 gene encoding RNA polymerase II C-terminal domain phosphatase-like 1 isoform X1 — protein: MMIKSMVYYGNTSIGEVEVWPKGDTNLGVAAWAREIRVDRLSPPSDRCLPLAVMHTVALGARCLVMESRPPRADDEPPPPLVAMHAACLRDNKTAVVPLGEEELHLVAMTSRRNLTNHACFWGYKVPFGLYNSCLTMLNLRCLGIVFDLDETLIVANTTRSFEDRIDSLQRKLSNETDPQRINGMLAEIKRYQDDKSILKQYIEGDQVYDDGKMYKVQPEIVPPLSDNHQSLTRPVIRLQEKNIILTRINPVIRDTSVLVRLRPAWEDLRSYLIARGRKRFEVYVCTMAERDYALEMWRLLDPDSKLINSVQLSDRMVCVKSGSKKSLLNVFHDGSCHPGMALVIDDRLKVWDEKDQSRVHVVPAFTPYYAPQAEANCSIPVLCVARNVACNIRGGFFKDFDEGLLPRITSVSYEDEIHDISSAPDVSNYLVSEDENVAVVNGSRDSLTFDGMADAEVERRMKEASGTGSAVIPTAANFVMPVAPGQHFAPSSAAPFAQPPGMMPLSNNQVLPPPFSQPVAQPGLLDPLQGSPGREEGEVPESELDPDTRRRLLILQHGQDTRDTTPPLPAVPPVQVPVPPVQPHGNWFPAEDGMNPNNLSRGSAGFPSESDTMNYDKKQPPHPSYFHGGDNNPISSDRFNYQNQRFPSQQTHPENHRVLQNHAPPRYRSFPGEGLTTHVPSGQRNNQIEPGQNFARNVGTSVGILEEIALKSGSKAEYRTALRDTAELQFSIEVWIVGEKVGEGIGSTRKEAQRQAAEISLRNLANKYLFSDPNKMSDMNEDGFGSNPNLFGYSENSRNDILPIASTSEESRYMKMGENNSRKTGGSVAALKELCTVEGYNLVFQARPSPSDGSVGKETYAQVEVGGQTLGKGVGLTWEEAKLQAADEALGTLRSMLGQFAHKRSGSPRSLAPNFSKRFKPDFPRPAQRPPYGRYSRIEGHVP
- the LOC124692499 gene encoding RNA polymerase II C-terminal domain phosphatase-like 1 isoform X2, with translation MMIKSMVYYGNTSIGEVEVWPKGDTNLGVAAWAREIRVDRLSPPSDRCLPLAVMHTVALGARCLVMESRPPRADDEPPPPLVAMHAACLRDNKTAVVPLGEEELHLVAMTSRRNLTNHACFWGYKVPFGLYNSCLTMLNLRCLGIVFDLDETLIVANTTRSFEDRIDSLQRKLSNETDPQRINGMLAEIKRYQDDKSILKQYIEGDQVYDDGKMYKVQPEIVPPLSDNHQSLTRPVIRLQEKNIILTRINPVIRDTSVLVRLRPAWEDLRSYLIARGRKRFEVYVCTMAERDYALEMWRLLDPDSKLINSVQLSDRMVCVKSGSKKSLLNVFHDGSCHPGMALVIDDRLKVWDEKDQSRVHVVPAFTPYYAPQAEANCSIPVLCVARNVACNIRGGFFKDFDEGLLPRITSVSYEDEIHDISSAPDVSNYLVSEDENVAVVNGSRDSLTFDGMADAEVERRMKEASGTGSAVIPTAANFVMPVAPGQHFAPSSAAPFAQPPGMMPLSNNQVLPPPFSQPVAQPGLLDPLQGSPGREEGEVPESELDPDTRRRLLILQHGQDTRDTTPPLPAVPPVQVPVPPVQPHGNWFPAEDGMNPNNLSRGSAGFPSESDTMNYDKKQPPHPSYFHGGDNNPISSDRFNYQNQRFPSQQTHPENHRVLQNHAPPRYRSFPGQRNNQIEPGQNFARNVGTSVGILEEIALKSGSKAEYRTALRDTAELQFSIEVWIVGEKVGEGIGSTRKEAQRQAAEISLRNLANKYLFSDPNKMSDMNEDGFGSNPNLFGYSENSRNDILPIASTSEESRYMKMGENNSRKTGGSVAALKELCTVEGYNLVFQARPSPSDGSVGKETYAQVEVGGQTLGKGVGLTWEEAKLQAADEALGTLRSMLGQFAHKRSGSPRSLAPNFSKRFKPDFPRPAQRPPYGRYSRIEGHVP
- the LOC124692499 gene encoding RNA polymerase II C-terminal domain phosphatase-like 1 isoform X3, whose protein sequence is MIRDTSVLVRLRPAWEDLRSYLIARGRKRFEVYVCTMAERDYALEMWRLLDPDSKLINSVQLSDRMVCVKSGSKKSLLNVFHDGSCHPGMALVIDDRLKVWDEKDQSRVHVVPAFTPYYAPQAEANCSIPVLCVARNVACNIRGGFFKDFDEGLLPRITSVSYEDEIHDISSAPDVSNYLVSEDENVAVVNGSRDSLTFDGMADAEVERRMKEASGTGSAVIPTAANFVMPVAPGQHFAPSSAAPFAQPPGMMPLSNNQVLPPPFSQPVAQPGLLDPLQGSPGREEGEVPESELDPDTRRRLLILQHGQDTRDTTPPLPAVPPVQVPVPPVQPHGNWFPAEDGMNPNNLSRGSAGFPSESDTMNYDKKQPPHPSYFHGGDNNPISSDRFNYQNQRFPSQQTHPENHRVLQNHAPPRYRSFPGEGLTTHVPSGQRNNQIEPGQNFARNVGTSVGILEEIALKSGSKAEYRTALRDTAELQFSIEVWIVGEKVGEGIGSTRKEAQRQAAEISLRNLANKYLFSDPNKMSDMNEDGFGSNPNLFGYSENSRNDILPIASTSEESRYMKMGENNSRKTGGSVAALKELCTVEGYNLVFQARPSPSDGSVGKETYAQVEVGGQTLGKGVGLTWEEAKLQAADEALGTLRSMLGQFAHKRSGSPRSLAPNFSKRFKPDFPRPAQRPPYGRYSRIEGHVP